A genomic window from Thunnus thynnus chromosome 12, fThuThy2.1, whole genome shotgun sequence includes:
- the LOC137193497 gene encoding putative nuclease HARBI1, with product MASPFVEDLVELAAQIMRGSLRSARVFRDRQDPLDLLYERYRFSSEGMRYLCQLLEPYVASATRQSCALTVPQTVCIALWFFATGTFLHAMDDAENLSKNMVCNAIHKVIQALKELLDVFVVFPGHLPTQSIKENFYKIAGKVIGALDCTHIPISARPGENEGDYINRKSFHSLNVQAGGKSLPLSGLVL from the exons ATGGCATCACCCTTTGTAGAAGATCTTGTGGAGCTTGCTGCGCAGATCATGAGAGGATCACTTAGAAGTGCAAGAGTGTTCAGGGACCGGCAAGACCCACTGGATCTCTTATATGAGAGATACAGATTCTCATCAGAGGGAATGAGGTATCTGTGTCAGCTGCTTGAGCCATATGTTGCAAGTGCGACACGTCAGAGTTGTGCGCTTACAGTCCCACAAACTGTATGCATTGCACTGTGGTTCTTTGCAACGGGTACTTTTTTACATGCTATGGATGATGCAGAGAACCTCAGCAAAAACATGGTCTGCAATGCCATTCATAAGGTGATACAAGCTCTAAAAGAGCTACTGGACGTCTTTGTTGTGTTCCCTGGCCACTTGCCCACACAATCCATAAAAGAGAACTTTTATAAAATAGCAGGTAA AGTGATCGGTGCCTTAGACTGCACACATATTCCCATCTCTGCACGTCCGGGTGAGAATGAGGGAGATTATATAAATCGCAAATCATTCCACAGCCTCAACGTTCAG